A window from Betta splendens chromosome 1, fBetSpl5.4, whole genome shotgun sequence encodes these proteins:
- the zgc:158270 gene encoding atlastin-2 isoform X2 produces the protein MAVDESRLKQRNHTNSLFTKGGHGFELGTSDMRCEELGDEARPVQIVVADEGEHAFSLQEEVLERLLLQEEVQDLHVVVVSVAGAFRKGKSFLLDFMLRYMYKQSPGSWIGSDDEPLTGFKWRGGCERETTGILAWNKVFVVEKPDGSKVAVLLIDTQGAFDSQSTIKDCATLFALSTMTSSLQVYNLSQNIQEDDLQHLQLFTEYGRLAMEEVCKKPFQTLMFLIRDWSYPYEHPYGLEGGRGFLEKRLHVKQNQHEELQNVRKHIHSCFSNISCFLLPHPGLKVATNPHFDGRLRDIDEDFQKELVKLVPTLLSPENLVEKEIGGVKITCRELLHYFKAYMKIYQGEELPHPKSMLQATAEANNLAAVAGAKDLYNKSMEQICGGDKSYISPTELERRHTELRQASVRHFRSVKKMGGEDFCRRYQEQLEVELDEAYTNFSKHNDGKNIFYAARTPATLFAVMFVMYVASLVTGFVGISSVATLCNLVMGVALTALCVWAYIKYSGEFREVGGVIDQVAETLWEQRTPRKVFSKLLEVARSRVPLGALIPVPRPRLATNNNIKKRN, from the exons ATGGCGGTGGATGAGAGCAGGTTGAAGCAGCGGAATCACACAAACAGCCTATTTACGAAAG GTGGCCACGGCTTTGAATTGGGCACGTCTGACATGAGGTGCGAGGAACTGGGGGACGAGGCCAGGCCGGTGCAGATCGTGGTGGCGGACGAGGGGGAGCATGCGTTCTCACTGCAGGAGGAGGTCCTGGAGAggctgctcctgcaggaggaggtgcaggaccTCCACGTGGTGGTGGTCTCTGTGGCGGGCGCGTTCCGCAAGGGCAAGTCCTTCCTGCTGGACTTCATGCTGCGCTACATGTATAAACAG TCACCCGGGTCCTGGATCGGCAGCGATGACGAGCCTCTGACTGGCTTCAAATGGCGAGGCGGCTGTGAGAGGGAGACCACGGGCATCCTGGCCTGGAACAAGGTGTTTGTGGTGGAGAAACCAGATGGTTCCAAG GTTGCCGTCCTGCTAATCGACACCCAGGGTGCGTTCGACAGCCAGTCGACCATCAAAGACTGTGCCACGCTCTTCGCCCTCAGCACCATGACCAGCTCTTTGCAG GTGTACAATCTGTCCCAGAACATCCAGGAAGACGACCTCCAGCACCTGCAG CTCTTCACTGAGTATGGACGACTCGCCATGGAGGAGGTCTGCAAGAAGCCTTTTCAG ACGCTGATGTTTCTCATTCGAGACTGGAGTTACCCCTATGAGCATCCGTATGGCCTGGAGGGAGGGCGAGGCTTCCTGGAGAAACGGCTGCAT GTGAAGCAGAACCAacatgaggagctgcagaatgTCAGAAAACACATCCACTCCTGCTTCTCCaacatcagctgcttcctcctgccGCACCCCGGCCTCAAGGTGGCCACCAACCCTCACTTCGATGGGCGGCTCAGAG acatcGATGAGGATTTTCAGAAGGAGCTGGTAAAACTCGTGCCGACGCTGCTCTCTCCAGAAAACCTGGTGGAAAAGGAGATTGGAGGAGTGAAGATCACCTGTAGAGAACTTCTGCACTACTTCAAa GCCTACATGAAGATCTACCAGGGAGAGGAGCTTCCACACCCCAAGTCCATGCTGCAG GCAACAGCAGAAGCCAATAACCTTGCAGCTGTAGCAGGAGCCAAAGACTTGTACAACAAAAGCATGGAGCAG ATCTGTGGAGGAGACAAATCCTACATTTCCCCGACGGAGCTGGAGCGGCGTCACACGGAGCTGCGACAGGCCTCGGTGCGGCACTTCCGCTCCGTGAAGAAGATGGGCGGAGAGGATTTCTGCCGGCGCtaccaggagcagctggaggtggagctcgACGAGGCCTACACCAACTTCAGCAAGCACAACGACGGCAAGAACATCTTCTACGCGGCGAGGACGCCCGCCACGCTGTTCGCCGTCATGTTCGTCATGTACGTGGCGTCGCTGGTCACCGGCTTCGTGGGCATCAGCTCGGTGGCCACGCTGTGTAACCTGGTGATGGGCGTGGCTCTGACGGCGCTCTGTGTCTGGGCCTACATCAAATACTCTGGGGAGTTCCGTGAAGTGGGCGGAGTCATCGACCAGGTGGCTGAAACCCTCTGGGAGCAG AGGACTCCACGAAAG gtgttctccaaACTCTTGGAGGTGGCTCGGAGCCGGGTCCCGCTGGGGGCCCTGATCCCGGTTCCGCGACCTCGGCTGGctacaaacaacaacatcaagaAGCGGAACTAG
- the zgc:158270 gene encoding atlastin-2 isoform X1 — MDVFSWTKRVKKRRCRQALRSGGHGFELGTSDMRCEELGDEARPVQIVVADEGEHAFSLQEEVLERLLLQEEVQDLHVVVVSVAGAFRKGKSFLLDFMLRYMYKQSPGSWIGSDDEPLTGFKWRGGCERETTGILAWNKVFVVEKPDGSKVAVLLIDTQGAFDSQSTIKDCATLFALSTMTSSLQVYNLSQNIQEDDLQHLQLFTEYGRLAMEEVCKKPFQTLMFLIRDWSYPYEHPYGLEGGRGFLEKRLHVKQNQHEELQNVRKHIHSCFSNISCFLLPHPGLKVATNPHFDGRLRDIDEDFQKELVKLVPTLLSPENLVEKEIGGVKITCRELLHYFKAYMKIYQGEELPHPKSMLQATAEANNLAAVAGAKDLYNKSMEQICGGDKSYISPTELERRHTELRQASVRHFRSVKKMGGEDFCRRYQEQLEVELDEAYTNFSKHNDGKNIFYAARTPATLFAVMFVMYVASLVTGFVGISSVATLCNLVMGVALTALCVWAYIKYSGEFREVGGVIDQVAETLWEQRTPRKVFSKLLEVARSRVPLGALIPVPRPRLATNNNIKKRN, encoded by the exons ATGGACGTCTTTTCATGGACGAAACGCGTAAAGAAGCGACGGTGCAGGCAGGCGCTCCGCTCCG GTGGCCACGGCTTTGAATTGGGCACGTCTGACATGAGGTGCGAGGAACTGGGGGACGAGGCCAGGCCGGTGCAGATCGTGGTGGCGGACGAGGGGGAGCATGCGTTCTCACTGCAGGAGGAGGTCCTGGAGAggctgctcctgcaggaggaggtgcaggaccTCCACGTGGTGGTGGTCTCTGTGGCGGGCGCGTTCCGCAAGGGCAAGTCCTTCCTGCTGGACTTCATGCTGCGCTACATGTATAAACAG TCACCCGGGTCCTGGATCGGCAGCGATGACGAGCCTCTGACTGGCTTCAAATGGCGAGGCGGCTGTGAGAGGGAGACCACGGGCATCCTGGCCTGGAACAAGGTGTTTGTGGTGGAGAAACCAGATGGTTCCAAG GTTGCCGTCCTGCTAATCGACACCCAGGGTGCGTTCGACAGCCAGTCGACCATCAAAGACTGTGCCACGCTCTTCGCCCTCAGCACCATGACCAGCTCTTTGCAG GTGTACAATCTGTCCCAGAACATCCAGGAAGACGACCTCCAGCACCTGCAG CTCTTCACTGAGTATGGACGACTCGCCATGGAGGAGGTCTGCAAGAAGCCTTTTCAG ACGCTGATGTTTCTCATTCGAGACTGGAGTTACCCCTATGAGCATCCGTATGGCCTGGAGGGAGGGCGAGGCTTCCTGGAGAAACGGCTGCAT GTGAAGCAGAACCAacatgaggagctgcagaatgTCAGAAAACACATCCACTCCTGCTTCTCCaacatcagctgcttcctcctgccGCACCCCGGCCTCAAGGTGGCCACCAACCCTCACTTCGATGGGCGGCTCAGAG acatcGATGAGGATTTTCAGAAGGAGCTGGTAAAACTCGTGCCGACGCTGCTCTCTCCAGAAAACCTGGTGGAAAAGGAGATTGGAGGAGTGAAGATCACCTGTAGAGAACTTCTGCACTACTTCAAa GCCTACATGAAGATCTACCAGGGAGAGGAGCTTCCACACCCCAAGTCCATGCTGCAG GCAACAGCAGAAGCCAATAACCTTGCAGCTGTAGCAGGAGCCAAAGACTTGTACAACAAAAGCATGGAGCAG ATCTGTGGAGGAGACAAATCCTACATTTCCCCGACGGAGCTGGAGCGGCGTCACACGGAGCTGCGACAGGCCTCGGTGCGGCACTTCCGCTCCGTGAAGAAGATGGGCGGAGAGGATTTCTGCCGGCGCtaccaggagcagctggaggtggagctcgACGAGGCCTACACCAACTTCAGCAAGCACAACGACGGCAAGAACATCTTCTACGCGGCGAGGACGCCCGCCACGCTGTTCGCCGTCATGTTCGTCATGTACGTGGCGTCGCTGGTCACCGGCTTCGTGGGCATCAGCTCGGTGGCCACGCTGTGTAACCTGGTGATGGGCGTGGCTCTGACGGCGCTCTGTGTCTGGGCCTACATCAAATACTCTGGGGAGTTCCGTGAAGTGGGCGGAGTCATCGACCAGGTGGCTGAAACCCTCTGGGAGCAG AGGACTCCACGAAAG gtgttctccaaACTCTTGGAGGTGGCTCGGAGCCGGGTCCCGCTGGGGGCCCTGATCCCGGTTCCGCGACCTCGGCTGGctacaaacaacaacatcaagaAGCGGAACTAG
- the zgc:158270 gene encoding atlastin-2 isoform X3, with protein sequence MDVFSWTKRVKKRRCRQALRSGGHGFELGTSDMRCEELGDEARPVQIVVADEGEHAFSLQEEVLERLLLQEEVQDLHVVVVSVAGAFRKGKSFLLDFMLRYMYKQSPGSWIGSDDEPLTGFKWRGGCERETTGILAWNKVFVVEKPDGSKVAVLLIDTQGAFDSQSTIKDCATLFALSTMTSSLQVYNLSQNIQEDDLQHLQLFTEYGRLAMEEVCKKPFQTLMFLIRDWSYPYEHPYGLEGGRGFLEKRLHVKQNQHEELQNVRKHIHSCFSNISCFLLPHPGLKVATNPHFDGRLRDIDEDFQKELVKLVPTLLSPENLVEKEIGGVKITCRELLHYFKAYMKIYQGEELPHPKSMLQATAEANNLAAVAGAKDLYNKSMEQICGGDKSYISPTELERRHTELRQASVRHFRSVKKMGGEDFCRRYQEQLEVELDEAYTNFSKHNDGKNIFYAARTPATLFAVMFVMYVASLVTGFVGISSVATLCNLVMGVALTALCVWAYIKYSGEFREVGGVIDQVAETLWEQVFSKLLEVARSRVPLGALIPVPRPRLATNNNIKKRN encoded by the exons ATGGACGTCTTTTCATGGACGAAACGCGTAAAGAAGCGACGGTGCAGGCAGGCGCTCCGCTCCG GTGGCCACGGCTTTGAATTGGGCACGTCTGACATGAGGTGCGAGGAACTGGGGGACGAGGCCAGGCCGGTGCAGATCGTGGTGGCGGACGAGGGGGAGCATGCGTTCTCACTGCAGGAGGAGGTCCTGGAGAggctgctcctgcaggaggaggtgcaggaccTCCACGTGGTGGTGGTCTCTGTGGCGGGCGCGTTCCGCAAGGGCAAGTCCTTCCTGCTGGACTTCATGCTGCGCTACATGTATAAACAG TCACCCGGGTCCTGGATCGGCAGCGATGACGAGCCTCTGACTGGCTTCAAATGGCGAGGCGGCTGTGAGAGGGAGACCACGGGCATCCTGGCCTGGAACAAGGTGTTTGTGGTGGAGAAACCAGATGGTTCCAAG GTTGCCGTCCTGCTAATCGACACCCAGGGTGCGTTCGACAGCCAGTCGACCATCAAAGACTGTGCCACGCTCTTCGCCCTCAGCACCATGACCAGCTCTTTGCAG GTGTACAATCTGTCCCAGAACATCCAGGAAGACGACCTCCAGCACCTGCAG CTCTTCACTGAGTATGGACGACTCGCCATGGAGGAGGTCTGCAAGAAGCCTTTTCAG ACGCTGATGTTTCTCATTCGAGACTGGAGTTACCCCTATGAGCATCCGTATGGCCTGGAGGGAGGGCGAGGCTTCCTGGAGAAACGGCTGCAT GTGAAGCAGAACCAacatgaggagctgcagaatgTCAGAAAACACATCCACTCCTGCTTCTCCaacatcagctgcttcctcctgccGCACCCCGGCCTCAAGGTGGCCACCAACCCTCACTTCGATGGGCGGCTCAGAG acatcGATGAGGATTTTCAGAAGGAGCTGGTAAAACTCGTGCCGACGCTGCTCTCTCCAGAAAACCTGGTGGAAAAGGAGATTGGAGGAGTGAAGATCACCTGTAGAGAACTTCTGCACTACTTCAAa GCCTACATGAAGATCTACCAGGGAGAGGAGCTTCCACACCCCAAGTCCATGCTGCAG GCAACAGCAGAAGCCAATAACCTTGCAGCTGTAGCAGGAGCCAAAGACTTGTACAACAAAAGCATGGAGCAG ATCTGTGGAGGAGACAAATCCTACATTTCCCCGACGGAGCTGGAGCGGCGTCACACGGAGCTGCGACAGGCCTCGGTGCGGCACTTCCGCTCCGTGAAGAAGATGGGCGGAGAGGATTTCTGCCGGCGCtaccaggagcagctggaggtggagctcgACGAGGCCTACACCAACTTCAGCAAGCACAACGACGGCAAGAACATCTTCTACGCGGCGAGGACGCCCGCCACGCTGTTCGCCGTCATGTTCGTCATGTACGTGGCGTCGCTGGTCACCGGCTTCGTGGGCATCAGCTCGGTGGCCACGCTGTGTAACCTGGTGATGGGCGTGGCTCTGACGGCGCTCTGTGTCTGGGCCTACATCAAATACTCTGGGGAGTTCCGTGAAGTGGGCGGAGTCATCGACCAGGTGGCTGAAACCCTCTGGGAGCAG gtgttctccaaACTCTTGGAGGTGGCTCGGAGCCGGGTCCCGCTGGGGGCCCTGATCCCGGTTCCGCGACCTCGGCTGGctacaaacaacaacatcaagaAGCGGAACTAG